A single window of Martelella sp. NC20 DNA harbors:
- a CDS encoding FdhF/YdeP family oxidoreductase: protein MDQKDRRASKAAGGWPALIASGRSLVASGAPLSGVRALQKANQPDGFDCPGCAWGDPEHGSSFEFCENGVKAVSWEATERRADPALFARLSVSELRQLDDFTLENYGRLTHPMRYNRETDHYEPVSWAVAFAEIAAHLNALESPHEAQFYTSGRASNEAAYLYQLFVRIFGTNNMPDCSNMCHEASGVALSRSIGIGKGTVRLEDFEQADAIFVVGQNPGTNHPRMLGDLRRAAERGARVVAFNTLKERGLERFADPQRKREMIVNGSARIASDYFQPRLGGDMAVFRGMAKAVIAADRDARAAGEKPVLDDAFIAAHCDGFEDYVAAVDATDWAAIEDQSGLSRIEIEKAAAIYLSADRVICTWAMGITQHRHSVITIREITNFMMLRGHIGRPGAGLCPVRGHSNVQGDRTMGINEKPPAAFLDALEREFGFSPPRDNGDSTIEAIGAMISGRSKAFIGLGGNFARAVPDSGFIENALRGQRLTVQIATKLNASHTMPGENAYLLPCLGRTEIDLDSAGQPQLVTVEDSMSMVHGSAGINPPADPELRSEIAIVAGIADATVGSDIVDWPGLADDYDRIRDLIERTIPGFHDFNARVRRARGFDLGNSAARREWNTPNGRANFYTGALPARTEYQARADEPDRFVLQTMRSHDQYNTTIYGMDDRYRGVYGERKVVFANPDDITALGAKAHQRVDITGPDADGVTRVAAGFKLIPYDIPRGCLAGYFPELNVLVPLSSYGDESGTPTSKSIAVRLTLRQTAA, encoded by the coding sequence ATGGATCAGAAGGATAGAAGAGCGTCGAAGGCGGCCGGCGGCTGGCCGGCGCTGATTGCCTCCGGCAGGTCGCTGGTGGCAAGCGGCGCGCCGCTTTCCGGCGTCCGGGCGCTGCAGAAGGCGAACCAGCCCGACGGCTTCGACTGTCCCGGCTGCGCATGGGGCGATCCCGAGCACGGCTCCTCCTTCGAATTCTGCGAAAACGGCGTGAAGGCGGTCTCCTGGGAGGCGACCGAGCGACGCGCCGATCCCGCCCTGTTTGCGCGACTGAGCGTCAGCGAACTCAGGCAGCTCGATGATTTCACGCTCGAAAATTACGGCAGGCTGACGCACCCGATGCGCTACAACCGCGAGACCGACCATTACGAGCCGGTGAGCTGGGCGGTCGCGTTTGCCGAAATCGCCGCGCATCTCAATGCGCTGGAAAGTCCGCACGAGGCGCAGTTCTACACCTCCGGCCGGGCGAGCAACGAGGCGGCCTATCTCTATCAGCTGTTCGTGCGGATTTTCGGCACCAACAACATGCCGGACTGTTCCAACATGTGCCACGAGGCCTCCGGCGTGGCGCTCTCCCGCTCGATCGGCATCGGCAAGGGCACGGTGCGGCTTGAGGATTTCGAACAGGCGGATGCGATCTTCGTGGTCGGCCAGAACCCGGGAACCAACCATCCGCGCATGCTGGGCGACCTCAGACGCGCGGCCGAACGCGGCGCCCGGGTCGTGGCCTTCAACACGCTGAAGGAACGCGGGCTGGAGCGCTTCGCCGATCCGCAGCGCAAGCGCGAGATGATCGTCAACGGCAGCGCCCGGATCGCCAGCGACTATTTCCAGCCGCGGCTTGGCGGCGACATGGCAGTGTTTCGCGGCATGGCAAAGGCCGTGATCGCGGCCGATCGCGACGCGCGCGCTGCAGGCGAAAAGCCGGTTCTCGACGATGCCTTCATCGCCGCCCACTGCGACGGTTTCGAGGATTACGTCGCCGCAGTCGATGCGACGGACTGGGCGGCGATCGAGGATCAGTCGGGGCTTTCCCGCATCGAAATCGAGAAAGCCGCGGCGATCTATCTTTCCGCCGACCGGGTGATCTGCACCTGGGCGATGGGCATCACCCAGCACCGCCATTCGGTGATCACCATCCGCGAGATCACCAATTTCATGATGCTGCGCGGCCATATCGGCCGGCCGGGCGCGGGGCTTTGCCCGGTGCGCGGCCATTCCAACGTCCAGGGCGACCGCACCATGGGCATCAACGAGAAGCCGCCGGCGGCGTTTCTCGATGCGCTGGAGCGAGAGTTCGGCTTCAGCCCGCCGCGCGACAATGGCGACAGCACGATCGAGGCGATCGGGGCGATGATCTCCGGCCGGTCGAAGGCTTTTATCGGCCTTGGCGGCAATTTCGCCCGCGCGGTGCCCGACAGCGGCTTCATCGAAAACGCGCTGAGAGGCCAGCGGCTGACGGTGCAGATCGCGACCAAGCTCAACGCCAGCCACACCATGCCCGGCGAAAACGCCTATCTCCTGCCCTGTCTGGGACGCACCGAAATCGATCTCGACAGTGCCGGCCAGCCGCAACTGGTGACGGTCGAGGATTCGATGAGCATGGTGCACGGCTCGGCCGGCATCAATCCGCCCGCCGACCCCGAACTGCGCTCGGAAATCGCGATCGTCGCGGGGATAGCCGATGCCACGGTCGGCTCCGACATCGTCGACTGGCCGGGCCTTGCCGACGATTACGACCGGATCCGCGATCTGATCGAAAGAACGATTCCGGGATTTCACGATTTCAACGCCCGGGTGCGGCGGGCGCGCGGCTTCGACCTCGGCAACAGCGCCGCCAGACGCGAATGGAACACGCCGAACGGCCGGGCCAATTTCTATACCGGCGCGCTGCCGGCGCGCACCGAATATCAGGCGCGGGCCGATGAACCCGATCGCTTCGTCCTCCAGACGATGCGAAGCCACGACCAGTACAACACCACGATCTACGGCATGGACGACCGCTATCGCGGGGTCTACGGCGAACGCAAGGTGGTGTTCGCAAACCCGGACGATATCACGGCGCTTGGCGCAAAGGCCCATCAGCGGGTCGACATCACCGGCCCGGATGCCGACGGCGTCACCCGTGTGGCAGCGGGTTTCAAGCTGATCCCCTACGACATTCCGCGTGGTTGCCTGGCGGGCTATTTCCCCGAACTCAACGTGCTTGTGCCGCTTTCGAGCTATGGCGACGAGAGCGGGACGCCGACCTCGAAATCGATCGCGGTCCGGCTGACGCTGCGCCAGACGGCGGCCTGA
- the mgtE gene encoding magnesium transporter has product MSHLDEVLPGQNEPRDALLEIYNEEGAVSAEFIAQIEQAIADGDVDFLREQIAGRHESETGDVIEALSHENRPELVRLLGEDFDLTALTEVDEAIRLNIIESLPPEQFATALAALDSDDAVYILEDLADDDREEILSKLPFTERIRFARSLDYPESSAGRRMQTEFVAVPPFWTVGQTIDYMREDEELPESFSQIFVVDPTFRLLGAVYLDQILRTKRQVKIEAIMHDTNHPIAAELDQEEAAQVFEQYDLLSAAVVDSNDRLVGVLTIDDVVDVIHEEADEDIKRLGGVGDEELSDNIFRAIRSRFGWLLINMGTAFLSASVIGLFDESIGKMIALAVLMPVVASMGGNAGTQTMTVTVRALATRDLDIYNAARIIRREAGVGIFNGLAFALLIALAAGYWFDNPQLGGVVAAAMIINMFAAAMAGILIPLLLDRAGADPAISSSVFVTTTTDVIGFFSFLGIATWWFNI; this is encoded by the coding sequence ATGAGCCATCTGGACGAAGTATTGCCGGGTCAGAACGAACCGCGCGACGCGCTGCTGGAAATCTACAATGAGGAAGGCGCCGTCAGCGCCGAATTCATTGCTCAGATAGAGCAGGCGATCGCCGATGGCGATGTCGATTTCCTGCGCGAACAGATCGCGGGCCGCCACGAATCCGAAACCGGCGATGTCATCGAGGCGCTTTCCCACGAAAACCGTCCGGAACTTGTGCGGCTGCTGGGCGAGGATTTCGACCTTACCGCGCTGACGGAAGTCGATGAGGCGATCCGTCTCAACATCATCGAATCGCTGCCCCCCGAACAGTTCGCCACCGCCCTGGCCGCGCTCGATTCCGACGATGCCGTCTACATTCTGGAGGACCTCGCCGACGACGATCGCGAGGAGATTCTCTCCAAGCTGCCCTTTACCGAAAGGATCCGCTTCGCCCGATCGCTCGACTATCCCGAAAGCTCTGCCGGTCGGCGCATGCAGACCGAGTTCGTGGCCGTGCCGCCGTTCTGGACCGTCGGTCAGACGATCGATTACATGCGTGAGGATGAGGAACTGCCCGAGAGTTTCTCGCAGATTTTCGTGGTCGATCCGACATTCCGATTGCTCGGCGCCGTCTATCTGGACCAGATCCTGCGGACCAAGCGTCAGGTCAAGATCGAAGCGATCATGCACGACACCAACCACCCGATCGCCGCCGAACTCGATCAGGAGGAGGCGGCGCAGGTGTTCGAGCAGTACGACCTTCTCTCCGCCGCCGTGGTCGACAGCAATGACCGCCTCGTCGGCGTGCTGACGATCGACGACGTCGTCGATGTGATCCATGAAGAGGCCGATGAGGATATCAAGCGCCTCGGCGGCGTCGGCGACGAGGAACTGTCGGACAATATCTTCCGTGCGATACGCTCGCGTTTCGGCTGGCTGCTGATCAATATGGGCACCGCGTTTCTGTCCGCCAGCGTGATCGGCCTGTTTGACGAATCGATCGGCAAGATGATCGCGCTCGCGGTGCTGATGCCGGTGGTGGCCTCCATGGGCGGCAATGCCGGCACCCAGACCATGACCGTGACGGTGCGCGCGCTCGCCACCCGCGACCTCGATATCTACAACGCCGCGCGGATCATCCGCAGGGAGGCGGGCGTCGGCATTTTCAACGGGCTTGCCTTTGCGCTGCTGATCGCGCTTGCCGCAGGCTACTGGTTCGACAATCCCCAGCTTGGCGGCGTCGTGGCCGCCGCGATGATCATCAACATGTTCGCCGCCGCCATGGCCGGTATCCTGATTCCGCTGCTTCTCGACAGGGCCGGCGCCGACCCCGCCATATCATCGTCCGTTTTCGTGACCACCACCACGGATGTGATCGGTTTTTTCTCGTTTTTGGGAATTGCGACATGGTGGTTTAATATCTAG
- a CDS encoding MerR family transcriptional regulator, translating into MQRRHYSISELTREFGVSTRTLRFYEDEGLLQPERRGRTRLYSEGERVMIKEILRSRRIGLSLSEIKDVLALFHGLPSETKELKKTMESIKAWRESLRQKRRDIDELMGELDLAEENCLGRLAEIGVGT; encoded by the coding sequence GTGCAGAGAAGGCATTATTCGATTTCGGAACTGACGCGCGAGTTCGGGGTATCGACCCGGACGCTTCGGTTCTACGAGGATGAGGGCCTTTTGCAGCCCGAGCGGCGCGGCCGGACACGGCTCTACAGCGAGGGCGAGCGGGTGATGATCAAGGAAATCCTTCGCAGCCGCCGCATCGGTTTGTCGCTCTCCGAGATCAAGGACGTGCTGGCCCTGTTCCATGGCCTTCCCAGCGAAACGAAAGAGCTCAAGAAGACGATGGAATCGATCAAGGCCTGGCGCGAATCGCTGCGCCAGAAGCGGCGCGACATCGACGAACTGATGGGCGAGCTGGATCTGGCCGAGGAAAACTGCCTTGGCCGGCTCGCTGAAATCGGCGTCGGCACCTGA
- a CDS encoding DUF1624 domain-containing protein, giving the protein MSENAKRRIHAIDAARGIALVAMAVYHFTWDLDFFGYVRSGLATTGGWAIFAHLIAGSFLFVAGYSLWMAQGTRLRMASFLKRLGILVLASLAITIVSWFTTPDAVIYFGILHNIAVASIIGLLFLRVPALVTLAVAIAAVMLPHFVRFDVLDPRWLAWIGMAAHPPSSNDYVPLLPWIGPFLAGLAISKLSLGWLKRQRQIPKGENILTFFGRHSLVFYLLHQPILFGLVYGATLVMPPDPSPAYLSSCQASCERTDDAAFCASYCACTLDTLKDEGLLGPLMRNQTTEQDAVALGRISMMCSSR; this is encoded by the coding sequence TTGAGCGAGAATGCCAAACGGCGGATTCATGCCATCGACGCCGCGCGCGGGATCGCGCTGGTCGCGATGGCGGTCTACCACTTCACCTGGGACCTCGATTTCTTCGGCTATGTCCGTTCCGGGCTCGCGACCACGGGCGGTTGGGCGATCTTTGCCCATCTCATCGCCGGCAGCTTTCTGTTCGTGGCCGGCTACAGTCTGTGGATGGCGCAGGGCACGCGTCTGCGGATGGCCTCTTTCCTGAAGCGGCTCGGAATACTGGTGCTGGCCTCGCTGGCGATTACCATCGTCTCCTGGTTCACGACGCCGGACGCGGTGATCTATTTCGGGATCCTGCACAACATCGCCGTCGCATCGATCATCGGCCTGTTGTTCCTGCGTGTTCCAGCGCTCGTGACGCTGGCCGTTGCCATTGCCGCGGTCATGCTTCCGCATTTCGTGAGGTTCGATGTGCTGGATCCGCGCTGGCTCGCCTGGATCGGCATGGCGGCGCACCCGCCGTCCTCGAACGACTATGTGCCGCTGCTGCCCTGGATCGGACCGTTTCTCGCGGGGCTTGCAATCTCGAAGCTCTCACTCGGCTGGCTGAAACGCCAGAGGCAGATACCGAAGGGCGAGAACATTCTCACCTTTTTCGGCCGCCACAGCCTCGTCTTCTACCTGCTGCACCAGCCAATCCTGTTCGGGCTCGTCTATGGCGCGACGCTGGTGATGCCGCCCGATCCCTCCCCCGCCTATCTGTCGAGCTGTCAGGCGAGCTGCGAGCGCACAGATGATGCCGCCTTCTGCGCGTCCTACTGCGCCTGCACGCTCGACACGCTCAAGGATGAAGGCCTGCTCGGCCCGCTGATGCGCAACCAGACCACGGAGCAGGACGCGGTCGCGCTCGGCCGCATATCGATGATGTGCAGCAGCCGCTAA
- a CDS encoding DUF599 domain-containing protein, with the protein MTTVDLFALIFFLGCWFLFDSLVSGRFRPFSRRSLTEVMSIHRKRWMLNALTRDLKIIDTQIMAGLQNGTAFFASTSIFAIGGCFALMGEADTAQSLFQDLPLVAPSTRAAFEMKAGGLAAIFGYSFFKFGWSYRLFNYNTILFGSLPMMAETERDRGRAERLAARIAEVNIIAARHFNTGLRAIFLSIGYLGWFLGPYVFMATTAFVFMILLRRQYFSDARTTVIAALEGAEEMS; encoded by the coding sequence ATGACGACAGTCGATCTATTCGCGCTTATCTTCTTCCTGGGCTGCTGGTTCCTGTTCGACAGCCTCGTCAGCGGTCGTTTCCGCCCGTTCTCCCGCCGCAGCCTGACCGAGGTGATGTCGATCCACCGCAAGCGCTGGATGCTGAACGCGCTGACGCGGGACCTGAAGATCATCGACACCCAGATCATGGCGGGGCTGCAGAACGGCACGGCGTTTTTCGCCTCGACCTCGATCTTCGCCATCGGCGGCTGTTTCGCCTTGATGGGGGAAGCCGACACGGCGCAGTCGCTGTTTCAGGACCTGCCGCTGGTGGCGCCGAGCACGCGCGCGGCCTTCGAGATGAAGGCGGGCGGGCTCGCGGCGATCTTCGGCTACTCCTTCTTCAAGTTCGGCTGGTCCTACCGGCTGTTCAACTACAACACCATCCTGTTCGGATCGTTGCCGATGATGGCGGAGACCGAACGCGACAGGGGACGGGCCGAACGGCTTGCGGCCCGGATCGCCGAGGTCAACATCATCGCCGCGCGTCATTTCAACACCGGGCTCAGGGCGATCTTTCTGTCGATCGGCTATCTCGGCTGGTTCCTCGGCCCTTACGTCTTCATGGCCACCACCGCATTCGTCTTCATGATCCTGTTGCGGCGGCAATATTTTTCGGATGCGCGAACAACCGTCATAGCAGCCCTTGAGGGCGCGGAGGAAATGTCTTGA
- a CDS encoding L-serine ammonia-lyase: protein MFLSVFEVFKIGIGPSSSHTMGPMSAANRFVDLLASNDWPRPAGTVVSRLRVSLHGSLAYTGVGHASDRAVILGLAGERPDTVDPDEMPEILEAIRKSGKVQPSGHPAYLFDCDEDVIFDRRQALPGHANGMAFYALNADGNVLLRQVYYSIGGGFVLSDTELAAWKQQKTFPAAEKTDENTPFPFRSAKEMLEMAGRSGLSIAAMKRANEEARMPRGELDAGLDLLWTAMDGCIDRGLKGEGELPGGLRVKRRAGKLYEKLSQARLSNQFDPMMANDWLSMFAMAVNEENAAGGRVVTAPTNGAAGVVPATLRYFREFQKPMGTAAVRDFLLTAAAIGGIIKTNASISGAEVGCQGEVGSAAAMAAAGLAAAMGGTPEQVENAAEIALEHHLGMTCDPIAGLVQVPCIERNALGAVKAVTAASLALKGDGSHFVPLDNCIETMRQTGRDMHEKYKETSTGGLAVNVVDC from the coding sequence TTGTTTCTGTCGGTATTCGAGGTTTTCAAGATCGGGATCGGCCCGTCGAGTTCCCACACGATGGGACCGATGTCGGCGGCCAACCGGTTTGTCGACCTGCTCGCATCGAACGACTGGCCGCGGCCTGCCGGGACCGTTGTTTCCAGGCTGAGGGTGAGCCTGCACGGCTCGCTCGCCTATACCGGCGTCGGCCATGCCAGCGACCGCGCGGTGATCCTCGGTCTTGCCGGCGAGCGGCCGGATACCGTCGATCCGGACGAGATGCCGGAGATTCTCGAAGCAATCCGGAAAAGCGGAAAAGTCCAACCGTCGGGCCACCCCGCCTACCTGTTCGATTGCGACGAGGATGTGATCTTCGACCGCAGGCAAGCGCTGCCGGGCCACGCCAACGGCATGGCCTTTTACGCGCTCAACGCCGATGGCAATGTCCTGCTGCGCCAGGTCTACTATTCGATCGGCGGCGGTTTCGTGCTCTCCGATACCGAGCTTGCGGCGTGGAAACAGCAAAAAACCTTTCCCGCAGCCGAAAAGACCGATGAGAATACGCCTTTCCCGTTTCGCTCCGCGAAGGAAATGCTGGAGATGGCGGGCCGCTCCGGCCTCAGCATCGCCGCCATGAAACGCGCCAACGAGGAGGCGCGGATGCCGCGCGGCGAACTCGATGCCGGGCTGGATTTGCTCTGGACGGCGATGGATGGCTGTATCGATCGCGGTCTCAAGGGCGAGGGCGAACTGCCCGGCGGGCTGCGGGTCAAGCGGCGCGCCGGCAAGCTTTACGAGAAATTGTCGCAGGCGCGGCTCTCCAACCAGTTCGACCCGATGATGGCCAATGACTGGCTGTCGATGTTCGCCATGGCCGTCAATGAGGAAAACGCAGCCGGCGGCCGGGTGGTGACAGCGCCGACCAATGGCGCGGCCGGCGTGGTGCCGGCGACGCTGCGCTATTTCCGTGAATTCCAGAAGCCGATGGGCACAGCCGCGGTCCGTGATTTCCTGCTGACGGCGGCCGCGATCGGCGGCATCATCAAGACCAATGCCTCGATTTCCGGCGCGGAAGTCGGCTGTCAGGGCGAGGTCGGCTCGGCCGCCGCGATGGCCGCCGCCGGGCTTGCCGCCGCCATGGGCGGTACGCCGGAACAGGTTGAAAACGCCGCCGAGATCGCGCTGGAACATCATCTCGGCATGACCTGCGATCCGATCGCGGGCCTGGTTCAGGTGCCCTGCATCGAGCGCAATGCGCTTGGCGCGGTCAAGGCGGTCACCGCCGCCTCGCTGGCGCTGAAGGGCGACGGCAGCCATTTCGTGCCGCTCGACAATTGCATCGAGACCATGCGCCAGACCGGCCGCGACATGCACGAAAAATACAAGGAGACCTCCACCGGCGGGCTCGCCGTCAATGTGGTGGATTGCTGA
- a CDS encoding DUF1489 family protein: MSLNLLKLCVGATGIDDLREWVSRRAMAAIALGQEPHSIHTTRMTPKRREELIDGGSLYWVISGQIRARQALLDIANHTDGQGIQRCDLILAPQVIDTVPVPRKPFQGWRYLKPEDAPRDLDFGDGGGDMPEDLRAELAELGLL; encoded by the coding sequence ATGAGCCTCAATCTTCTCAAACTCTGCGTCGGCGCCACCGGCATTGACGATCTGCGCGAATGGGTGTCGCGCCGCGCGATGGCGGCAATCGCGCTCGGCCAGGAGCCGCACAGCATCCACACCACGCGAATGACGCCGAAGCGTCGCGAGGAACTAATCGATGGCGGTTCGCTCTACTGGGTCATCAGCGGCCAGATCCGCGCCCGCCAGGCGCTGCTCGACATCGCCAATCATACCGATGGCCAGGGCATCCAGCGCTGCGACCTCATCCTGGCGCCGCAGGTGATCGACACCGTTCCCGTGCCCCGAAAACCCTTCCAGGGCTGGCGCTACCTCAAACCGGAGGACGCCCCCCGCGACCTCGACTTCGGCGATGGCGGCGGCGACATGCCGGAGGACCTGCGCGCCGAACTGGCGGAGCTGGGGTTGCTGTAG
- the pyk gene encoding pyruvate kinase, whose protein sequence is MRRHRKVKILATLGPASSEEEQIEALHKAGADLFRINMSHASHDLMRTLTKRIRNVEARCGRPIGILCDLQGPKLRVGKFLDGKVELEVGQTFTLDDRDEPGNEKRVFLPHPEILQSVQPGHRLLIDDGKLQLRAEKCDGRSIECTVIAGTGISDRKGVSLPDTLLGVGALTEKDRADLDAVLETGDADWVALSFVQRPDDLAEVRKIARGQVGLMSKIEKPQAIERIEEIIEMSDALMVARGDLGVEMPLETVPGLQKKLIRLCRAAGKPVVVATQMLESMITSPVPTRAEVSDVATAVFEGADAVMLSAESAAGDYPVEAVSTMASIARTIEREQLYPQILYAQRPQPEATGADAISLAAREIAETLKLTAMVCYTASGTTGLRAARERPNVPILALSPVVKTARRLSVVWGLHCVVADEPTDLESMVDGACRIVVDEEIGKPGDRIIISAGVPLGTPGATNMLRIAYIGMDGRSGV, encoded by the coding sequence ATGAGACGTCACAGAAAAGTAAAGATTCTCGCCACGCTCGGCCCGGCCTCCTCGGAGGAAGAGCAGATCGAGGCGCTGCACAAGGCCGGCGCCGACCTGTTCCGAATCAATATGAGCCATGCCAGCCACGACCTGATGCGCACGCTGACCAAGCGTATCCGCAACGTCGAGGCGCGCTGTGGCCGGCCGATCGGCATTCTTTGCGACCTGCAGGGCCCCAAGCTGCGTGTCGGCAAGTTTCTCGACGGTAAGGTCGAGCTCGAGGTCGGCCAGACCTTCACGCTCGACGACCGCGACGAACCGGGCAATGAAAAGCGCGTGTTCCTGCCGCATCCGGAAATCCTGCAATCAGTTCAGCCCGGCCACCGGCTGCTGATCGATGACGGCAAGCTGCAGCTTCGCGCCGAAAAATGCGACGGCCGGAGCATCGAATGCACCGTGATCGCCGGCACCGGCATCTCCGACCGCAAGGGCGTCAGCCTGCCCGATACGCTGCTCGGCGTCGGCGCGCTGACGGAAAAGGACCGCGCCGACCTCGACGCAGTGCTGGAAACGGGCGACGCCGACTGGGTGGCGCTTTCCTTCGTTCAGCGTCCCGACGATCTTGCCGAAGTCCGCAAGATCGCCCGTGGTCAGGTCGGCCTGATGTCGAAGATCGAGAAGCCGCAGGCGATCGAGCGGATCGAGGAAATCATCGAGATGAGCGACGCGCTGATGGTCGCCCGTGGCGACCTCGGCGTCGAAATGCCGCTGGAAACCGTGCCCGGCCTGCAGAAGAAGCTGATTCGCCTGTGCCGCGCCGCCGGCAAGCCCGTGGTGGTCGCCACCCAGATGCTGGAATCGATGATCACCTCGCCGGTTCCCACCCGCGCGGAAGTCTCCGACGTCGCGACAGCCGTGTTCGAAGGCGCTGATGCCGTCATGCTTTCGGCAGAATCGGCCGCCGGCGACTATCCGGTCGAGGCCGTCAGCACGATGGCATCGATCGCAAGGACCATCGAGCGCGAGCAGCTTTATCCGCAGATCCTCTACGCCCAGCGCCCGCAGCCGGAGGCGACGGGCGCGGATGCGATCTCGCTGGCGGCGCGCGAGATCGCCGAAACGCTGAAGCTGACCGCCATGGTCTGCTACACCGCGTCCGGCACCACCGGCCTGCGCGCCGCGCGCGAGCGGCCGAACGTGCCGATCCTGGCGCTGTCGCCGGTGGTCAAGACCGCCCGGCGGCTTTCCGTGGTCTGGGGCCTGCACTGCGTGGTCGCCGACGAGCCGACCGATCTTGAATCCATGGTCGACGGCGCCTGCCGGATCGTGGTCGATGAAGAAATCGGCAAGCCCGGCGACCGGATCATCATCTCCGCCGGCGTGCCGCTCGGCACCCCCGGCGCCACCAACATGCTGCGCATCGCCTATATCGGCATGGATGGCCGTTCGGGCGTGTGA
- a CDS encoding DUF1036 domain-containing protein — protein MIAAGLFAAAFWSPRAAHAEFRVCNDTANLVGVAVGYRAEDGWTSEGWWQLPATTCATVVPGPLQSRYYYLYAEDASGSGRWTGYTNMCVAEDEFEITGVQDCFARGYQQMGFSEYDTGREESWTVQLSDTPSTQESQN, from the coding sequence ATGATCGCCGCCGGCCTGTTCGCCGCGGCCTTCTGGTCGCCGCGCGCGGCGCACGCGGAATTTCGCGTGTGCAACGACACGGCCAACCTCGTCGGCGTGGCGGTCGGCTACCGGGCGGAAGATGGATGGACCTCGGAAGGATGGTGGCAACTCCCGGCCACCACCTGCGCGACCGTCGTGCCCGGCCCGCTTCAATCGCGCTACTACTATCTCTACGCCGAGGATGCCTCCGGAAGCGGACGCTGGACCGGCTATACCAACATGTGCGTCGCCGAAGATGAATTCGAAATCACCGGCGTCCAGGACTGTTTCGCGCGCGGTTACCAGCAGATGGGTTTTAGCGAATATGACACAGGGCGGGAAGAGAGCTGGACCGTTCAGCTTTCCGACACGCCCTCCACCCAGGAAAGTCAGAATTGA
- a CDS encoding N-formylglutamate amidohydrolase: MPNMCAFEILDGEYDSGLVLLADHAMAAVPEEYGDLGLDRSVFDRHIAYDIGIEALTRALAAKLTCPAVMATFSRLLIDPNRGEDDPTLIMRLSDGAIIPANHPLSPDERERRLSLYHRPYHDTIDAVVEKATGASGRPPLVISLHSFTPFWKGAARPWHAGVLWDGDPRAVRPLIDGLAAIDGVIVGDNEPYDGALKGDTMNRHCMEKGIAHALLEVRQDLIAEPGGVSLWAGRIAPILAALNADDAMHVPRHFPSRA; the protein is encoded by the coding sequence ATGCCGAACATGTGTGCATTTGAAATTTTAGATGGGGAATATGACAGCGGTTTGGTGCTGCTGGCCGATCACGCCATGGCCGCAGTGCCTGAGGAATACGGCGATCTCGGCCTCGATCGCTCCGTGTTCGACCGTCATATCGCCTATGATATCGGGATCGAGGCATTGACGCGCGCGCTTGCCGCAAAACTTACCTGTCCCGCCGTCATGGCCACGTTTTCGCGGCTGCTGATCGATCCAAATCGCGGCGAGGACGATCCGACGCTGATCATGAGGCTCTCCGACGGCGCGATCATCCCGGCAAACCATCCGCTCTCTCCGGATGAACGCGAAAGGCGGCTTTCGTTGTATCACCGGCCCTATCACGATACGATCGATGCCGTTGTTGAAAAGGCGACCGGGGCCTCCGGGCGGCCGCCGTTGGTGATCTCGCTGCACTCGTTCACGCCCTTCTGGAAAGGCGCGGCGCGGCCATGGCATGCCGGCGTCTTGTGGGACGGCGATCCGCGCGCGGTCCGGCCGCTGATCGATGGGCTGGCCGCCATAGACGGCGTGATCGTCGGGGACAACGAGCCCTATGACGGTGCGCTGAAGGGCGATACGATGAACCGGCACTGCATGGAAAAGGGCATCGCCCACGCATTGCTGGAAGTGCGCCAGGACCTGATCGCCGAGCCCGGCGGCGTTTCGCTCTGGGCGGGGCGGATCGCCCCCATTTTGGCCGCTTTGAATGCCGATGATGCGATGCATGTGCCGCGGCATTTTCCCTCACGGGCCTGA
- a CDS encoding DUF1244 domain-containing protein, whose amino-acid sequence MEKLSEEQKRDLEAAAFRRLVAHLGARADVQNIDLMNLAGFCRNCLANWYREAAAEDNIPISKDDAREIIYGMPYEEWKALHQGEATDGQKAAFEAARPRAGYRAGSRARSRD is encoded by the coding sequence ATGGAAAAGCTCAGCGAAGAACAGAAGCGCGATCTGGAAGCCGCCGCGTTCCGCCGGCTCGTCGCCCATCTCGGCGCGCGCGCGGATGTGCAGAACATCGACCTGATGAACCTTGCCGGCTTTTGCCGCAACTGCCTTGCCAACTGGTATCGCGAGGCCGCCGCCGAGGATAATATTCCTATCAGCAAGGACGATGCCCGCGAAATCATCTACGGCATGCCCTATGAGGAATGGAAGGCCCTTCACCAAGGCGAGGCGACGGACGGCCAGAAGGCCGCGTTCGAAGCTGCCCGACCGCGCGCCGGATATCGCGCCGGATCTCGCGCCCGATCTCGCGATTGA